In the Pseudanabaena sp. PCC 7367 genome, one interval contains:
- a CDS encoding glycosyltransferase family 4 protein yields the protein MRIGISGLFLKPTKVGGAEFVLFGLAVGLAQIEDVEVFLFLPAPVANWLSDTCDEIPDLKPIAQKVKTIPIKLRGNRFVSEIIDLPKYVKELQLEGLLFPNYFTPLPRFYKIPTVTTIHDLNYWHFPELFDWKKRLWQNLTHRLTLRFTSYTVTDTEHVRNDVAQVYGLANAPTRLAKLKAINIPILWERFTIATAPNPIPDRPFLLSVANHYKHKNLATLLQAFAKLPRSLDQYALVLVGQLPDSLVGMRRDRCDDIPALVNELGLGDRVYVTGYISNTELAWYYRHADLFVFPSVFEGFGLPPVEAIGLGLPTLTTRCTTLPEVTLELAEYIQDAYNAEEWRDRIVQILADRDRFIPSAQVQQKFKTTYDPVALCRRYLSLIAGKGT from the coding sequence ATGCGGATCGGTATTAGCGGACTATTCTTAAAACCAACCAAAGTAGGCGGTGCTGAATTTGTGTTGTTTGGCCTGGCGGTGGGTTTAGCCCAGATCGAAGACGTAGAGGTGTTCTTGTTTCTGCCCGCTCCAGTGGCCAACTGGCTCAGTGATACCTGTGATGAGATCCCAGATTTAAAGCCGATCGCCCAGAAGGTTAAAACTATCCCGATTAAGCTGCGGGGCAATCGCTTTGTTAGCGAGATTATTGACCTGCCAAAGTATGTCAAAGAATTACAACTGGAAGGGTTACTCTTCCCCAACTACTTCACGCCCCTACCCCGGTTCTACAAAATTCCTACCGTTACCACGATTCACGATCTTAACTATTGGCATTTCCCGGAGCTATTTGATTGGAAAAAGCGATTGTGGCAAAACCTGACCCATCGCCTCACCCTCAGATTTACCAGCTACACGGTCACCGATACTGAGCATGTGCGTAATGATGTAGCGCAGGTTTATGGTTTGGCTAATGCTCCGACTCGCTTGGCAAAATTAAAAGCAATCAATATTCCGATTCTGTGGGAGCGATTTACGATCGCCACTGCGCCAAACCCCATCCCCGATCGCCCGTTTTTGCTTTCAGTTGCCAATCACTATAAACATAAAAATCTCGCCACATTGCTGCAAGCATTTGCCAAGTTGCCGCGATCGCTGGATCAATATGCTCTGGTGCTGGTGGGACAGTTGCCAGATTCGCTGGTGGGGATGCGGCGCGATCGTTGTGATGATATTCCAGCGCTGGTAAATGAATTGGGCTTAGGCGATCGGGTCTATGTAACTGGCTACATCAGCAATACCGAGCTGGCCTGGTACTACCGCCACGCGGATCTATTTGTGTTTCCTTCTGTGTTCGAGGGCTTTGGCCTGCCCCCCGTGGAAGCGATCGGCCTGGGCTTGCCCACCCTAACCACGCGCTGCACCACCTTGCCAGAGGTGACCCTGGAACTGGCTGAATATATCCAGGATGCCTATAATGCCGAGGAATGGCGCGATCGAATAGTGCAAATTTTAGCTGACCGCGATCGATTCATCCCTTCTGCTCAAGTTCAACAAAAGTTTAAAACCACCTACGATCCCGTTGCCTTGTGTCGCAGGTATTTGAGCTTGATTGCTGGTAAAGGCACATGA
- the fbp gene encoding class 1 fructose-bisphosphatase, translating to MTTTDDTRLHPDQESDIGRDLTTLSRHVLSQIGTHDPDAYDMSALMNRIGLAGKMVSRRLSRAGLLEDALGVTGDVNVQGESVKKMDQYANRIFVRAFEQSGLVCRLASEEMEKPYYIPENCPIGRYTLLFDPIDGSSNIDANLAVGTIFSVRQQEGIDTTGDADDLLQPGHKQVAAGYILYGSSTMFVYTIGKGVHSFTLDPSLGEFILSQENVQVPESGSTYSINEGNYCHWEENIREYIRHLHRQPGYSARYSGALVADFHRILFQGGVFLYPGMTTQPEGKLRLLYESAPLAFLITQAGGLATTGKVDIMDVVPPKLHARTPLIVGSRKDVELATSFMK from the coding sequence ATGACGACCACAGACGACACCAGGCTCCATCCCGATCAAGAAAGTGATATTGGGCGTGACCTCACCACCCTTTCGCGCCATGTCCTATCGCAAATTGGCACCCACGATCCCGATGCCTATGATATGAGTGCTTTGATGAACCGGATCGGCCTGGCGGGCAAAATGGTGTCCCGACGGCTTAGCCGCGCTGGTTTACTCGAAGATGCCCTGGGCGTTACTGGGGATGTAAATGTGCAGGGCGAAAGCGTCAAAAAAATGGATCAATATGCCAATCGCATCTTTGTACGCGCGTTTGAGCAAAGCGGCCTGGTCTGTCGCTTAGCTTCTGAAGAAATGGAGAAGCCCTACTATATCCCCGAAAACTGTCCGATCGGTCGCTATACCCTCTTGTTCGATCCGATCGATGGCTCTAGTAACATTGATGCCAACCTGGCCGTGGGCACAATCTTTTCAGTGCGCCAACAGGAGGGGATCGACACCACTGGCGATGCTGACGATCTATTGCAGCCAGGGCATAAGCAAGTTGCCGCTGGCTATATTCTCTATGGCTCTAGCACCATGTTTGTCTATACGATCGGCAAGGGGGTGCATTCCTTTACGCTCGATCCCAGTCTGGGTGAATTTATTCTGTCCCAGGAAAATGTACAAGTTCCCGAAAGCGGTAGTACCTATAGTATTAACGAGGGCAATTATTGTCATTGGGAAGAAAATATCCGTGAATATATCCGCCATTTGCACCGCCAACCGGGCTACTCCGCGCGCTATTCTGGCGCATTAGTAGCTGATTTTCACCGCATTTTATTCCAGGGTGGGGTCTTTCTCTATCCCGGCATGACCACTCAACCCGAAGGTAAACTCCGGTTGCTCTATGAGTCTGCACCGCTGGCATTTTTGATCACTCAGGCTGGTGGATTGGCGACCACTGGCAAAGTTGACATTATGGATGTAGTGCCGCCCAAGCTCCATGCCCGTACCCCACTAATTGTGGGCAGCAGGAAGGATGTGGAATTGGCAACTTCATTCATGAAGTAG
- a CDS encoding diguanylate cyclase domain-containing protein — protein MSLYHLKSDTYQFSHNNQPRVLVVSTNNELVKQICSILIKYQFAFEIANLGEQAWQMINRNCPDLVICDWEIPDMSGLALCQRIKAGLINQSLSRVYFVAVIADRQKEQRAMGIEVGIDEFVYTPIDEIELSLRVRSGCRASVTAKLLGWTKQKLAIQEKLFKALELTDRATGLLTQQSMQLGLPRFLAELEQQNFDRTYLNLMLLGVSQYEQVRDKYGNRIAAEVMGAIAGRIRNKVEADSILCHYGCESGNELICITTNIDPNCINDLGQRLLAAVSTHPIAVDGGLLLPMNLNIGSVVCQLSADLDFPQLIEQGHQLLAKAKQDGKNCMRIADISAQTPIYTA, from the coding sequence GTGAGTTTATATCATCTAAAATCTGATACCTACCAATTTAGTCATAATAACCAGCCCAGGGTATTGGTAGTCAGCACTAATAATGAGCTGGTTAAACAAATCTGCTCCATCCTGATTAAGTATCAATTTGCCTTTGAGATCGCCAATCTTGGTGAACAGGCATGGCAGATGATTAATCGCAATTGTCCAGATTTGGTGATTTGCGATTGGGAAATTCCAGACATGTCCGGTTTGGCTCTCTGTCAGAGGATTAAGGCGGGATTGATTAACCAGAGCCTATCACGAGTTTATTTTGTGGCCGTGATTGCCGATCGCCAAAAGGAACAACGGGCAATGGGGATTGAGGTTGGGATTGATGAATTTGTATATACACCGATCGATGAGATTGAACTTAGCCTGCGGGTGCGCTCTGGTTGCCGTGCCAGCGTAACCGCTAAATTACTGGGCTGGACAAAGCAGAAATTAGCAATCCAAGAAAAGTTATTTAAGGCGTTGGAGCTAACCGATCGGGCTACTGGTTTGCTCACTCAGCAATCAATGCAGTTGGGTTTGCCCAGGTTTTTAGCAGAACTGGAGCAGCAAAACTTCGATCGCACCTATTTAAATTTAATGCTCTTAGGTGTGAGTCAATATGAGCAAGTCCGCGATAAATATGGCAATCGCATTGCGGCTGAAGTAATGGGGGCGATCGCCGGCAGAATTAGAAATAAAGTGGAAGCCGATAGTATCCTCTGTCACTATGGTTGTGAAAGTGGTAATGAGTTGATTTGTATTACCACAAACATCGATCCCAACTGTATTAATGATCTAGGTCAACGTTTATTGGCGGCTGTGTCTACCCATCCTATTGCTGTGGACGGGGGGCTGTTGCTACCCATGAATCTGAATATTGGCAGCGTGGTCTGTCAACTGTCAGCCGATCTCGATTTCCCGCAACTGATCGAGCAGGGGCATCAGTTATTAGCAAAAGCCAAGCAGGATGGCAAAAACTGTATGCGGATCGCGGATATTTCGGCGCAAACCCCTATTTATACGGCCTGA
- a CDS encoding serine/threonine-protein kinase — MSGNLLNNRYRIIEVLGSGGFGETFLAEDTQMPSLRRCVIKQLKPIANNPLVYHLVKERFQREAAVLEKLGDEHRQIPRLYAKFNENGLFYLVQEWIDGQTLAAKVYEEGLFDEAIARQVLVEVLLVLDFVHGQGMIHRDIKPDNIIMRQGDRLPVLIDFGSVKETLGTVVNVPNAQGQTTTSIVIGTPGFMPTEQAAGRPVFASDIYSLGMTIIYAITGKIPRELPIDLETGRVRWQEYASHLSTELIAILDRATQVYSRDRYANAREMLNDLQPRWQTGLQGSGNSQASTGQGNIGSGQNIQSHSGAAANQASGVNSGQNNLSNTGQSSSTTTPAHPTQTNQPIATRLQQTQQPQSSQRSQRSGNSPARSSAQGNEPADRQITLLTAIVASGIASLLVVLGVLALNSRLTARKPVPAINNPAPTAPGQNPNQPTTVPTVEQPNAPNQPIDRELAAELEKRSQIDQSCQDDTSREVKIIAPQSPLDVHMRPSIDAQVTASLPNGSTAGVVSSQGDWLEINSPVNGWIDRSATTSNCDRQVEAISFAPNQSSTTISSSFEVPGSHAYIVRANAGQVLVLQQLQGSLPILKDPNGQLVASANRNGDRAAFRLSASGIYTLEFSSVEPDYIYEFSLQLE, encoded by the coding sequence ATGAGTGGGAATTTACTAAACAATCGCTATCGCATCATTGAAGTGCTGGGCAGTGGTGGCTTTGGCGAAACTTTTTTAGCTGAAGATACGCAAATGCCATCGCTGCGACGTTGTGTAATTAAGCAACTCAAGCCGATCGCCAATAATCCCCTGGTTTATCATCTGGTCAAGGAGCGATTTCAACGGGAAGCCGCCGTTTTAGAAAAATTAGGCGACGAACACCGCCAGATCCCACGCCTCTATGCCAAGTTTAATGAAAATGGCTTGTTCTATCTGGTGCAGGAATGGATCGATGGTCAAACCCTGGCCGCGAAAGTCTATGAAGAAGGTTTGTTCGACGAAGCGATCGCCAGACAGGTTTTAGTTGAAGTTTTGCTGGTGCTGGATTTTGTCCATGGTCAGGGCATGATCCACCGCGACATCAAGCCCGATAATATAATTATGCGACAGGGCGATCGCCTGCCAGTGCTAATTGATTTTGGCTCGGTTAAAGAAACCCTGGGCACGGTGGTGAATGTACCAAATGCTCAGGGGCAAACCACCACTTCGATCGTAATTGGTACGCCAGGATTTATGCCCACCGAACAGGCGGCGGGGCGGCCAGTCTTTGCCAGTGATATTTATAGCCTGGGGATGACAATTATTTATGCCATCACCGGCAAGATTCCCCGTGAACTGCCGATTGATTTGGAAACAGGCCGGGTGCGATGGCAAGAATATGCCAGCCATCTGAGCACTGAGCTAATTGCAATCCTGGATCGGGCTACCCAGGTTTATAGCCGCGATCGCTATGCCAATGCCAGAGAGATGCTGAATGATTTGCAACCGCGCTGGCAAACTGGTTTGCAAGGGAGTGGCAACAGTCAGGCAAGTACAGGTCAGGGCAATATTGGCAGTGGGCAAAATATTCAATCCCATTCTGGCGCTGCCGCTAATCAGGCTAGTGGTGTTAATAGTGGCCAAAATAATTTAAGCAATACAGGTCAATCTAGTTCGACAACAACTCCAGCCCATCCCACCCAAACCAATCAACCGATCGCCACCAGATTGCAGCAGACTCAGCAGCCCCAGTCATCGCAGCGATCACAGCGATCGGGGAATTCACCAGCTCGAAGCAGTGCCCAGGGTAATGAACCTGCCGATCGCCAGATCACTCTCCTGACTGCGATCGTTGCCAGTGGCATTGCCAGCTTGTTAGTGGTTTTGGGAGTATTAGCCTTAAATTCACGCCTCACGGCTCGCAAGCCAGTACCTGCGATTAATAATCCCGCGCCAACAGCGCCAGGCCAAAATCCCAACCAGCCTACAACCGTGCCTACAGTTGAGCAGCCGAACGCCCCTAATCAGCCGATCGATCGTGAGTTAGCCGCAGAGCTAGAGAAACGCAGCCAGATCGATCAGTCCTGTCAGGATGACACCAGCAGAGAGGTGAAGATTATTGCGCCGCAGTCGCCCCTGGATGTTCACATGCGCCCCAGCATTGATGCTCAGGTTACAGCCAGTCTGCCAAATGGCTCAACTGCTGGCGTGGTATCCAGTCAAGGCGATTGGCTGGAGATCAACAGTCCGGTCAATGGCTGGATCGATCGATCGGCAACCACCAGTAATTGCGATCGGCAGGTGGAAGCGATCAGTTTTGCCCCCAACCAAAGCTCAACCACCATATCCAGTAGTTTTGAGGTTCCTGGCAGCCATGCTTATATTGTCAGGGCTAATGCTGGGCAGGTCTTAGTTCTTCAGCAACTCCAGGGCAGCTTACCTATCCTCAAAGACCCCAATGGGCAGCTAGTGGCTAGTGCTAATCGCAATGGCGATCGTGCTGCGTTTCGATTGTCTGCTTCTGGCATTTATACGCTGGAGTTTAGTTCTGTCGAACCAGACTATATCTATGAGTTCTCGTTGCAATTAGAGTAG
- a CDS encoding ATP-binding protein, with translation MKELIADFVYALQRQSQSLLLYQNVLNQAPGQAYLKLLEVLAQVLAIDPTATNPPALPKAVNIQASAKLNTPINPQPDSLPPQDRHYRNLVLDCLHAYGNWFRALAEVEQSWPDYLLSQILSDPNPFSQAAQRQDYDHLAPDLLTAAKHDLNALRSIFCSDGDRLNEWVRLATNLDQLPSLREGFASNSFSDRYTKQAQTAGSQAREQISAKFTQTDDWDSLIQPLADYYRQFGTGKFANYLAFRWQQGNLVGIPHPDPVQATSLVGYEYQKELLIQNTEAFLAGYPALNALLYGSRGTGKSSLVKSLLNLYGDRGLRLIDLSQSDLEALPLITAQLWHLPQKFIIFVDDLSFEADESNYKALKAILEGSVVARPPNAIVYATSNRRHLIREFFNDRPRPSDADEIHAWDTVQEKISLSDRFGLTLTFTAANQDTYLEIVHHLAKIAQIRLPKEDLEFRALQWATNHSGRSGRTAKQFIDFLDAQLRRHQS, from the coding sequence ATGAAAGAATTAATTGCCGATTTTGTCTATGCCTTGCAACGCCAATCTCAATCGTTGCTGCTTTACCAAAATGTCTTGAATCAAGCCCCCGGCCAAGCATATTTAAAATTGCTAGAAGTTCTGGCGCAAGTTCTGGCGATCGACCCTACTGCCACCAATCCACCAGCTTTGCCAAAGGCCGTAAATATTCAAGCCAGCGCTAAGTTAAATACTCCAATAAACCCCCAACCAGATAGCCTACCGCCCCAAGATCGCCATTATCGCAACCTGGTTTTAGATTGTTTGCATGCCTACGGCAATTGGTTTCGTGCTTTGGCGGAAGTAGAGCAAAGTTGGCCTGATTATCTGCTAAGTCAAATTCTGAGCGATCCTAACCCCTTCAGTCAAGCAGCGCAACGGCAGGATTATGATCATTTAGCACCTGATTTGCTCACTGCGGCCAAGCATGACTTAAATGCCCTGCGCAGCATATTTTGCAGTGATGGCGATCGGCTCAACGAATGGGTACGGTTGGCTACAAATCTGGATCAATTGCCTTCGCTACGTGAAGGTTTTGCTAGCAATAGTTTCAGCGATCGCTACACCAAGCAAGCCCAAACCGCTGGATCGCAGGCACGGGAGCAGATCAGTGCTAAATTTACGCAAACTGACGATTGGGATAGCCTCATACAACCACTGGCTGATTATTATCGTCAATTTGGCACTGGCAAATTCGCCAACTATCTCGCCTTTCGTTGGCAGCAGGGCAACTTAGTGGGGATTCCCCATCCCGATCCGGTTCAGGCCACCAGCTTAGTGGGGTATGAATATCAAAAAGAGTTACTAATCCAAAATACTGAGGCTTTCTTAGCAGGCTATCCGGCTTTGAATGCATTGCTCTATGGCAGTCGTGGCACTGGTAAGTCTTCACTGGTTAAATCGCTGTTGAATTTATATGGCGATCGCGGTTTGCGACTAATTGACCTGTCCCAAAGTGATCTAGAGGCGCTACCACTGATTACAGCGCAACTATGGCATCTGCCGCAAAAGTTTATTATTTTTGTGGATGACCTTTCCTTTGAAGCCGATGAAAGTAACTACAAAGCACTAAAAGCGATCCTAGAGGGCAGCGTAGTAGCCAGACCGCCCAATGCGATCGTTTATGCCACCTCCAATCGCCGCCATTTGATTCGTGAGTTCTTTAACGATCGACCGCGCCCCAGTGATGCGGATGAGATCCATGCCTGGGATACGGTACAGGAAAAAATCTCCCTCAGCGATCGGTTTGGTCTTACCCTCACCTTCACGGCTGCGAACCAGGATACCTATCTAGAAATTGTGCATCACCTGGCCAAGATTGCTCAGATTCGCCTGCCCAAAGAAGATCTAGAATTCCGCGCCTTGCAATGGGCCACCAATCACAGTGGTCGATCGGGACGCACAGCGAAACAGTTTATTGATTTTCTCGATGCCCAGTTGCGTCGCCATCAAAGTTAG
- a CDS encoding sulfurtransferase produces MSTEFELNNQEQSIALDSPIVSIDWLQKHLNSDRLVIIDCRFALADPGLGRQKYQAGHIPGAYYLDLNQDLSSPVQKHGGRHPLPELDKLAAKLGSFGINSGSVDEVESQESIVVLYDDSRFAFAARAWWLLRYLGHHQVAILDGGFSAWHEADQPISARVPPLKVGNFAIKLNPNLAIDIDYVQAKKDLPSVALIDSRAAPRYRGEVEPIDPIAGHIPGAVNYPWQEVSDACGNLQKLEALKQRWAELKTKEEVLVYCGSGVTACVNLWSMAIAGLDHGKLYVGSWSDWCSYADTAKAQSTRSTR; encoded by the coding sequence ATGTCTACAGAGTTTGAGCTTAATAACCAAGAGCAATCAATCGCCCTGGATTCCCCGATCGTCTCGATCGATTGGCTCCAAAAACATCTAAATAGCGATCGCCTGGTGATAATTGATTGTCGCTTTGCCCTTGCAGATCCTGGCTTGGGTCGGCAGAAGTATCAAGCTGGGCATATCCCTGGTGCGTATTATTTAGACCTGAATCAAGATCTCTCCAGTCCTGTGCAAAAGCATGGTGGTCGCCACCCCCTACCTGAGCTAGACAAGCTGGCCGCCAAGCTAGGCAGTTTTGGGATTAATTCTGGCTCTGTGGATGAAGTGGAGAGCCAGGAATCGATCGTGGTGCTCTATGACGATTCGCGCTTTGCGTTTGCAGCCAGAGCCTGGTGGTTGTTGCGGTATTTAGGTCATCACCAGGTGGCAATTTTGGATGGTGGGTTCTCGGCATGGCATGAGGCAGATCAGCCCATCTCGGCCAGGGTTCCACCATTAAAAGTGGGCAACTTTGCAATTAAGCTCAATCCAAACCTGGCCATAGACATTGACTATGTGCAAGCAAAAAAAGACCTGCCCAGCGTGGCATTAATCGACTCGCGTGCTGCTCCCCGTTATCGCGGCGAGGTTGAACCGATCGATCCGATCGCCGGGCATATCCCTGGTGCGGTTAATTATCCCTGGCAGGAGGTTTCTGATGCTTGTGGCAATCTCCAAAAGCTTGAAGCATTAAAACAGCGCTGGGCTGAGCTAAAGACCAAAGAGGAGGTTTTAGTTTATTGCGGTTCTGGTGTGACTGCCTGCGTAAATTTGTGGTCAATGGCGATCGCAGGGCTGGATCATGGCAAGTTATATGTGGGTAGTTGGAGCGATTGGTGTTCCTATGCGGATACCGCTAAGGCGCAATCTACAAGATCTACAAGGTAG
- a CDS encoding response regulator transcription factor: MTSQILIIEDEEKLAQFVQMELEYEGYKVTVANDGMNGLMQARNANHDLIIMDWMMPGISGLEMCRRLRQTGNKVPIIMVTARDEIKDRVAGLDAGADDYVVKPFSIEELLARVRVNLRRTKGENSDRLEFDDLKLDRRTREVFRGDRKIELTAKEFDLLEYLLDHPQQVLTRDRILENVWGYDFMGDSNIIEVYIRYLRLKLEANQEPRMIQTVRGVGYALRYS; the protein is encoded by the coding sequence ATGACATCGCAAATTTTGATTATCGAAGACGAAGAAAAGCTAGCCCAGTTTGTGCAAATGGAGCTGGAGTATGAAGGCTATAAGGTCACGGTAGCAAATGATGGCATGAATGGCTTGATGCAGGCACGGAATGCTAACCATGATTTGATCATTATGGATTGGATGATGCCAGGGATTTCTGGCCTAGAAATGTGTCGCCGCCTCCGCCAAACTGGCAATAAGGTGCCGATTATTATGGTGACAGCACGGGACGAGATTAAAGATCGCGTGGCTGGTCTGGATGCGGGCGCGGATGATTATGTGGTCAAGCCGTTCAGCATTGAAGAATTATTGGCACGTGTACGGGTGAATTTACGCCGAACCAAAGGAGAAAACAGCGATCGCCTGGAGTTTGATGATCTCAAGCTCGATCGCCGCACCAGGGAAGTATTTCGGGGCGATCGTAAAATTGAGCTTACTGCCAAGGAATTTGACCTGCTGGAATATTTGCTCGATCATCCCCAACAGGTGCTAACCCGCGATCGGATTCTGGAAAACGTCTGGGGCTATGACTTTATGGGCGATTCCAACATCATTGAAGTCTATATTCGCTATTTGCGCCTGAAGCTGGAAGCCAACCAAGAACCCCGCATGATCCAAACTGTGCGCGGGGTGGGCTATGCGCTGCGCTATTCTTAA
- a CDS encoding sensor histidine kinase, whose amino-acid sequence MTNMGKPEPSCQHNLTPWLNTPKKDPGFGDQNSELSDRDESGDDSWIAIDRAKLSHLQFINNLSHEFRTSLSIIYGYLQGVLNREQNLTETQRKALGISLLETERIIDTLQQFLQLKRLQAGRSELSIEPVSVAQLLTETAAIATGKWQNSINSIQILPHQTITGQWGQEINQNTIADVNQVYVESDRQSNSSVNYQLNSQANTPIKGYANIQTNIQTDMQPGSDSKELQNLQNLQNHQARPDLSQESNANVMLQAHPSYLSQALLLLIENAVRYSAPKQPITLRSLQLIEADPPVNANNKSNASNPGYAEHIDHPANLSPAVIIQVCDRGCGIPNREQTKIFEPLYRVERSRSRDTGGIGMGLAMVKALVEAMAGKVFVHSEPEQGSIFSIVLRSA is encoded by the coding sequence ATGACGAATATGGGCAAGCCGGAGCCATCATGCCAGCACAATTTGACTCCTTGGTTAAATACACCTAAAAAAGATCCTGGCTTTGGCGATCAAAATAGCGAATTGAGCGATCGGGACGAGTCTGGGGATGATTCATGGATAGCGATCGATCGCGCTAAATTGAGCCACCTGCAATTTATTAATAACCTGTCCCACGAGTTCCGCACCTCGCTCAGTATTATCTATGGCTATTTGCAGGGGGTGCTAAATCGGGAGCAAAACCTTACTGAAACGCAGAGGAAGGCACTTGGCATTAGCTTGCTTGAAACTGAACGAATTATCGATACGCTCCAGCAGTTTTTACAGCTTAAACGATTGCAAGCAGGTCGATCGGAACTATCAATTGAACCAGTTTCAGTTGCTCAGCTATTGACAGAAACGGCAGCGATCGCCACAGGCAAATGGCAAAACTCGATAAATTCGATCCAGATATTGCCGCATCAAACCATTACTGGGCAGTGGGGACAGGAAATAAATCAAAATACGATCGCTGATGTTAATCAGGTTTACGTTGAGAGCGATCGCCAATCGAATTCCTCAGTAAATTATCAACTGAATTCTCAAGCAAACACCCCGATCAAAGGCTATGCAAATATTCAGACAAATATTCAGACAGATATGCAGCCAGGCAGCGATTCTAAGGAGCTGCAAAATCTCCAAAATCTCCAAAATCATCAGGCGCGGCCAGATCTAAGTCAAGAAAGCAATGCCAATGTGATGCTCCAAGCTCACCCCAGCTACTTAAGTCAGGCTTTATTATTGCTAATCGAAAATGCGGTGCGTTATTCTGCACCAAAACAACCAATAACTTTACGATCGCTACAATTGATTGAAGCCGATCCCCCAGTTAATGCGAATAATAAAAGTAATGCGAGTAATCCTGGCTATGCTGAGCATATCGACCATCCCGCTAATTTATCTCCAGCCGTAATAATTCAAGTTTGCGATCGTGGTTGTGGCATTCCCAATCGTGAACAAACCAAAATATTCGAGCCCCTCTATCGGGTGGAGCGATCGCGCAGTCGGGATACGGGTGGGATTGGCATGGGTTTAGCGATGGTCAAAGCGCTAGTTGAGGCAATGGCCGGTAAAGTTTTTGTGCATTCGGAGCCAGAACAGGGCAGCATTTTTTCGATTGTGCTGCGATCGGCTTAA
- a CDS encoding Npun_F0813 family protein: MFILKRKDVEIISVQNPQRKEQQIAILQYQGQTFRLLNIFGDNREEALEFWRDLTDNKGKACVLLEEPKRFSVWGKVKIDQYQASNIIDQIVERELVQGCLLLLQAVYFEVEDFLGNRQAGSFKQDMYKLMAQGKFSQVSNPKDIEQLLELDPISSMQIPSWDDNRLQTLLGDLFKLAQDYFGNNSFVDNALDALEDMPESDRQKFGDWLKSTPKGKLWR, encoded by the coding sequence ATGTTCATCTTAAAGCGTAAAGACGTTGAGATCATCAGCGTCCAAAACCCCCAACGAAAAGAGCAGCAAATTGCCATTTTGCAATATCAAGGGCAAACGTTTCGGCTTTTAAATATTTTTGGTGACAATCGAGAAGAAGCTTTAGAATTCTGGCGAGATTTAACAGACAATAAAGGTAAGGCCTGTGTATTGCTCGAAGAGCCCAAGCGGTTTAGTGTTTGGGGCAAGGTCAAAATCGATCAATATCAAGCCAGTAATATTATCGATCAAATTGTGGAGCGGGAGCTGGTGCAGGGTTGTCTGCTTTTGCTCCAAGCGGTTTATTTTGAAGTAGAAGATTTTCTGGGCAATCGGCAAGCTGGCTCGTTTAAGCAGGATATGTATAAACTGATGGCACAGGGCAAGTTTTCCCAGGTTTCTAACCCCAAAGATATCGAGCAACTTTTAGAACTTGATCCAATTAGCAGTATGCAGATTCCTTCCTGGGATGACAATCGCCTTCAGACCCTGTTGGGTGACCTGTTTAAGCTGGCGCAGGACTATTTTGGCAATAATAGCTTTGTGGACAATGCGCTTGATGCGTTGGAAGATATGCCCGAATCCGATCGGCAAAAATTTGGGGACTGGCTAAAAAGTACGCCAAAGGGTAAGCTGTGGCGATAG